In Mangifera indica cultivar Alphonso chromosome 1, CATAS_Mindica_2.1, whole genome shotgun sequence, a single genomic region encodes these proteins:
- the LOC123214631 gene encoding alkane hydroxylase MAH1-like, with amino-acid sequence MPLLVAYLQCMILVFIFFLVINFYRKRNKLVLRHLPIFGILPEVLFDFHLFHDKLSKILRTRKGTILINYWLSPYNILITSDPANVHYMLTTNFSRYPKGSEWRKRFDVFGRGLFNSDFEEWTLQRKAARGFFTHTKFHQLTAKIVPEIIEKGVIPVLEYACKNNLQVDLQDLLKRYAFDYATIIATGCNPKSLSVGMPEIPFSKAFADAGEAIFFRHFVPETLWKLQRWLRIGKERKYRDGWRVINEFYQNLLVKQDEPRKDEESFNVLNLYLNRNAIVLPRDNDEEIMRDNVISIIFAGEDTTSTALTWFFWLVSQNPKAISIIREEIKLNATPKDANKGDEDRPRLFNFDELSNLVYLHAALCESLRLFPSIPYETRTPTQQDQLPSGHRVNEKTFVIICAYAMGRMETVWGEDCYEFKPERWITDDGGIKHEPSHKFFAFSTRPRMCLGKEIAFVIMKAIAAAIIYNYDIQVLENPPVIPSLSISLRMKHGLMVKINRKSY; translated from the coding sequence ATGCCTTTACTTGTAGCCTACCTTCAATGCATGATCTTggtctttattttctttcttgttattaatttttacagAAAGAGAAACAAGCTGGTCCTCCGCCACTTGCCCATCTTCGGAATTTTGCCTGAAGTGCTTTTTGATTTCCACCTCTTCCATGACAAACTCAGTAAAATTTTGAGGACTAGAAAGGGCACAATTCTCATCAATTACTGGCTCTCCCCTTACAATATCTTAATCACTAGTGATCCTGCCAATGTTCACTACATGCTCACCACAAACTTCTCAAGATATCCCAAAGGTTCTGAATGGCGAAAGCGATTCGACGTTTTTGGCCGTGGCCTTTTCAATTCTGATTTTGAAGAATGGACGCTACAGAGAAAAGCTGCCCGTGGATTCTTTACTCACACGAAATTTCATCAGCTCACTGCAAAAATCGTCCCGGAAATTATTGAGAAGGGAGTCATCCCTGTTTTGGAATACGCctgtaaaaataatttacaagtgGATTTGCAGGATTTGTTGAAGAGGTATGCATTTGATTATGCGACGATTATCGCCACCGGATGTAACCCGAAATCTCTTTCTGTTGGAATGCCGGAAATTCCATTTTCAAAGGCGTTTGCTGATGCGGGTGAAGCGATATTTTTCAGGCATTTTGTACCGGAAACGCTGTGGAAGTTGCAAAGATGGTTGAGAATtggcaaagaaagaaaatacagAGATGGGTGGAGGGTTATTAATGAGTTTTACCAGAATCTTCTGGTTAAACAAGATGAACCCAGAAAAGATGAAGAGAGTTTCAATGTCCTGAACCTTTACCTGAACCGAAATGCTATCGTTCTACCTAGAGATAATGATGAGGAGATCATGAGAGACAACGTAATCAGCATCATTTTCGCCGGCGAAGACACAACAAGTACTGCACTTACTTGGTTCTTCTGGTTGGTCTCACAGAACCCGAAAGCTATCAGCATAATCAGAGAAGAAATTAAACTCAATGCAACGCCAAAAGACGCCAACAAGGGCGATGAGGATCGTCCTCGTTTGTTCAATTTCGATGAGCTGAGCAACCTTGTTTATCTGCATGCAGCTTTATGCGAATCCCTGAGGCTGTTCCCCTCGATTCCTTATGAAACCAGGACGCCAACACAGCAAGACCAGCTTCCAAGCGGGCATAGGGTGAACGAGAAGACATTTGTGATAATTTGTGCGTATGCAATGGGGAGAATGGAGACGGTGTGGGGCGAAGACTGCTATGAATTCAAGCCGGAGAGATGGATAACAGACGATGGAGGGATTAAGCATGAGCCATCGCACAAGTTTTTTGCCTTCAGTACGAGGCCAAGAATGTGTCTGGGCAAAGAAATTGCTTTTGTTATAATGAAAGCCATTGCAGCAGCTATAATATATAACTATGATATTCAAGTGCTAGAAAATCCGCCTGTGATTCCTAGTCTCAGTATCAGTTTACGCATGAAACATGGATTAATGGTTAAGATTAATAGGAAATCGTACTGA